The Platichthys flesus chromosome 8, fPlaFle2.1, whole genome shotgun sequence genome has a window encoding:
- the LOC133958535 gene encoding zinc finger MYM-type protein 1-like has protein sequence MGSGSACTNVIPSYHTYTTVNVTWCFAAAAVTFTIVMANITAQSNSIISFRELPFSRRSNQEKLAVKQLGPPRPNLNIKQISKKGGKSYTRGFSRCWYERKNWLAGCELANGLFCYPCVLIHPDGCTTETPWTTTGFKDMHHLSEKIKKHEASRIHIDSCLKLSAFGSVNIATQLDDGYRLALRRHNDEVGKNRHILGRLIDGVKFCGVFELALRGRDESEGSSNPGIFRGLVQFIASLDEVFEEHLKTATVFKGTSKTVQNELLDCMAAVIRARVTEEVKSASFVAIQADETTDVSTQTQMVMVLRYIDGSHAVQERFFEFVPLSSSTADSIATAIMERLNSLFTEEERGKLIAQAYDGANVMRGEKAGVQQKVREHYKNAHYLHCYAHQLNLIMQQATSQVPAVRVFFSDLNGISSFFSRSPKRTTILDQVVARRLPRASATRWNFNSRVVNTVYENLDDLIECFEAISTDGSFDCTTVREASGYLRMLQDDDFKFFLHLFHQIMPHVDIMYQQLQKKDIDAVFIKRALQSFTSSVQAIRDQSSSPEQHQVAAGTTGKRRALGEQDKQRLSKEVCDTILGHANERFSFTSHLVSATLLQGDLFEQYSHVFPDEALNTTAKAYPMLNKAKLKTELSLIYESPDFKGCSGALALYQVLQRNNLHETLSETVALLNILITTPMTTAEAERCFSTLKRIKTFLRNSMGQDRLNALAMLSMERELVRNMPDFNERVIDHFAALKERRAKFQYK, from the exons ATGGGTTCCGGGAGTGCTTGCACTAACGTGATTCCGTCATATCATACGTACACTACAGTGAACGTCACGTGGTGCTTTGCTGCCGCCGCAGTCACGTTCACGATCGTCATGGCGAATATTACAGCTCAGAGCAActccatcatttcatttagagaATTACCATTTAGTCGTCgaagcaatcaggaaaaattggCTGTTAAACAATTAGGACCACCCCgaccaaatttaaatataaaacaaatatcaaagaaaGGAGGCAAGTCGTACACCAGGGGATTTTCGCGGTGCTGGTACGAGAGGAAAAACTGGCTAGCAGGATGCGAGCTAGCCAACGGACTCTTCTGCTACCCCTGCGTCCTCATCCACCCTGATGGCTGCACCACGGAAACACCTTGGACTACAACAGGTTTCAAAGATATGCATCATCTGtccgaaaaaataaaaaagcatgaagCATCGAGGATCCACATTGACAGCTGCTTAAAACTGTCAGCGTTTGGGAGCGTCAACATTGCTACGCAGTTGGACGATGGCTACAGGCTAGCACTGCGTCGGCACAATGATGAGGTGGGAAAAAATCGCCACATTCTGGGCCGCCTGATCGACGGTGTTAAGTTCTGCGGTGTATTCGAGTTGGCCTTGCGTGGCCGAGACGAGAGCGAGGGATCCAGCAACCCCGGAATTTTTCGAGGATTGGTACAGTTTATTGCATCCCTAGATGAAGTTTTTGAGGAGCATTTAAAAACGGCCACCGTCTTTAAAGGCACATCCAAGACCGTCCAAAATGAGCTGCTCGACTGCATGGCAGCTGTCATTAGGGCACGCGTTACGGAGGAGGTGAAGTCGGCCAGCTTCGTTGCGATACAAGCTGACGAAACAACGGACGTctcgactcagactcagatGGTCATGGTATTGCGATACATTGATGGGAGCCATGCTGTTCAAGAGCGTTTTTTTGAGTTTGTCCCCCTCTCGTCTTCAACGGCTGACTCGATTGCCACTGCTATTATGGAGAGACTGAACAGTCTATTCACCGAGGAAGAGAGGGGTAAACTCATCGCGCAAGCATATGACGGGGCCaatgtgatgagaggagagaaggctgGTGTGCAGCAAAAAGTGCGAGAGCATtacaaaaatgcacattatttacattgcTATGCACACCAGCTGAATTTGATCATGCAGCAAGCCACTTCTCAGGTCCCAGCAGTGAGGGTTTTTTTCTCGGATCTGAATGGCATTTCTAGTTTTTTTAGTCGGTCACCCAAACGCACCACCATCCTCGACCAGGTTGTTGCACGAAGGCTGCCAAGAGCATCGGCCACAAGATGGAACTTCAACAGCAGGGTCGTGAACACAGTCTATGAGAACCTAGATGACCTCATAGAGTGTTTTGAAGCCATCAGCACAGACGGCTCATTTGACTGCACCACAGTGAGGGAGGCATCTGGCTACCTGAGGATGCTGCAGGACGATGACTTCAAGTTTTTCCTGCATCTATTTCATCAAATCATGCCTCACGTTGACATTATgtaccaacagctgcagaagaaggacATTGATGCAGTCTTCATCAAACGtgctctgcagagcttcacaAGCAGTGTTCAAGCCATACG GGACCAGAGCTCATCTCCAGAGCAGCATCAAGTAGCAGCAGGAACTACAGGAAAAAGGAGGGCCTTGGGAGAGCAAGACAAGCAGAGGCTGTCTAAGGAG gtcTGTGACACCATCTTGGGCCATGCAAACGAGAGGTTCTCTTTCACAAGCCACCTTGTGAGTGCAACGCTGCTACAAGGAGACCTGTTTGAGCAGTACTCCCATGTGTTCCCTGATGAGGCTCTGAACACCACTGCCAAGGCATACCCCATGCTGAATAAGGCGAAGCTCAAGACTGAACTGTCCCTTATCTACGAGAGTCCAGATTTCAAGGGCTGCAGTGGTGCTTTGGCACTCTACCAGGTTCTACAGAGGAACAACCTCCACGAGACCCTATCTGAGACTGTGGCTCTGTTGAACATCCTCATAACCACTCCCATGACAACTGCTGAAGCTGAGAGGTGTTTCTCGACCTTAAAGAGAATCAAGACATTCCTGCGAAACTCAATGGGACAGGATCGTCTCAATGCTCTGGCCATGCTTTCCATGGAGAGGGAACTAGTCaggaacatgcctgattttaatgagagggtcattgatcactttgctgctttgaaaGAGAGACGAGCAAAATTTCAATACAAgtga